The Coffea eugenioides isolate CCC68of chromosome 8, Ceug_1.0, whole genome shotgun sequence genome has a segment encoding these proteins:
- the LOC113780418 gene encoding glycine-rich protein 2-like, whose translation MAAEEGGEQRQAEKAKGCVKWFNDQKSSGFIIPTDGGTNLFVHRYGIKAGSGGFCSLGKDEAVEFGVEQGDGVRTKAANVTGPDEGPVQGENEQRTEGEEASEEAKAVRTS comes from the coding sequence ATGGCTGCTGAGGAGGGCGGTGAGCAGAGGCAAGCCGAGAAAGCAAAGGGTTGTGTCAAGTGGTTCAATGACCAGAAGAGCTCTGGGTTCATCATTCCTACTGACGGCGGCACAAATTTGTTCGTCCACCGCTATGGAATTAAGGCCGGCAGTGGAGGGTTTTGCAGTCTGGGCAAGGATGAAGCCGTCGAGTTTGGAGTGGAACAAGGTGATGGTGTTCGTACCAAGGCCGCCAATGTCACTGGCCCAGATGAGGGACCTGTTCAGGGAGAAAATGAGCAACGGACAGAGGGGGAAGAAGCCAGCGAAGAGGCAAAAGCGGTGCGAACGAGCTGA